The region CTGCGCCAGCAGGATGAGCGGCGCGGCGTACGAGGCCTGCAGCGACAGGATGAGCGTGAGCGCGGTGAAGCCGATCGCGGCCGAGTCGAACCGGATGCCCTCGGGCGCCACCGTGTTGTAGATCATCCAGATGACCACGAACACGCTGAGGCCGAGCAGGAACCACGGGGTGCCCATGCCGCGGGCGATCGACTCGGTGAACCGGCCGAAGCGGTCGCGGCTCTCGAAGCGGAAGGCCGTGCGCAGGCCCTTGGGGGAGTCGAGTCGTGTCTCGGCTCGGTTGATGCGGTTAGTGCGTGCCATGCGGTGTCCTCCTTCCCTTCACAGGGATGCTCGAGGTGGTTACGGGTACGGGGGCGGGTTCCGGTTTCTCTTCGTCGGAATCGGTACTTCGCCAGTCGTCGGGCAACAGATAGTCGAGGACATCGTCAATGGTCACCACCCCGACCAGTCGGTGGTTCTCGTCGACCACGGGCACCGAGACGAGGTTGTAGCTCGCCAGGATGCGGGAGACCTCGGCCGCGCTCGCCGCGGCGCGCACGGGCTCGAGGGTCTGGTCGAGCAGCGTGCCCAGCCGCTCGTTCGGCGGGTAGCGCAGCATCCGCTGGAAGTGCACCATGCCGAGGAAGCGGCCCGTGGGCGACTCATAGGGCGGCAGGGTGACGCAGATGGCGGCGCCGAGCGCGGGGGCGAGTTCGTGCCGACGGATGAGCGCGAGGCCCTCGGCCACGGTCGCGTCGGCCGAGACGATGATCGGCTCGGTGGTCATCAGACCACCGGCGGTATCCGGGGCGTACGCGAGCAGGAAGCGCACGTCTTCGGCCTCTTCGGGCTCCATCAGGTCGAGGAGTGCCTCGCCCCGCTCGTCGCTGAGGTGCGCGATGAGGTCGGCCGCGTCATCCGGCTGCATCTGGTCCAACACGTCTGCCGCGCGGTCGTCGTCCAGCTGGTTGAGGATGTCGACCTGTTCGCTCTCGGGCATCTCCTCCAGTACGTCGGCGAGACGGTCGTCGCTGAGTTCTTCGGCCACTTCGAACATGCGCTGTTCGGTGAGGTCGAGCATCGCGTTCGCGAGGTCGGCGGGCAGCAGGTCGGCGTAGCTCGCCACGAGCTGGGTGGCCGACTGGGCCTCGCCCACGGTGGTCTTCTCGCTGATCTCGCGCCAGCGCACGAAGATCGTGGCGCCCTTGCCGAACGGCGACCCTGGCGGCTTGGGGCGACGGCAGAAGAGCTGCGCGATCTCCCACTCGCCGAGGCCGGTCTCTTCGATCGCGACGTCCTCGATGGTGGCCTCGCCCGAACCGTCGGCGAGGGTGACCTTGCGGCCGAGCAGTTCGGCCATCACCCGGATCTCGCCGCCGCGCTGTTCGAACCGGCGCAGGTTGATGAGCCCGGTCGTGATGACCTGGCCCGAACCGATGCTGGTGACGCGGCCGATCGAGAGGAAGACGTGCTTCTTGCCCGGCACCTCGACGACGAAGCCGACGACCCGCGGTGCCTGCTTGTTGCGGTAGACGACGAGCACGTCGCGCACGCGGCCGACCTTGTCTCCGTTGGGGTCGAAAACGGAGCACCCGGTCAGGCGGGCAGCAAAAACTCGTGTGGCGCTCACGGTAAAACCCTACCGCCGCAATGGAAGAATGGGATTCGTGAGCAACCAGAGCGCCTTCGGACGCAGACCCCAAGCCCAGCCAAGCCTGCCGCAGGGCGACGTTCTCGGTACCTACGAGACGTACCCGGAGGCCCAGGCCGTCGTCGACCGGCTGTCGAAGGCCGAGTTCGAGGTGAAGCAGCTCGCTATCGTCGGCAACGACCTCAAGACTGTCGAGCGCGTGACCGGCAAGCTCACCTACGGCCGTGCGGCCGCGACGGGTGCGGCGAGCGGCGCCTGGTTCGGGCTCTTCTTCGGTGTGCTGCTCTTCCTGTTCTCGACGACTCCGCAGATCGGCTTCGTCGCCGCGGCCGCGCTCATCGGCGCCGGTTTCGGCATGCTGTTCGGCATCGTCAGCTACTCGATGGGCCGTCGCCGCCGCGACTTCACGTCGACCCACCAGGTGCTCGCGTCGAGCTACCAGATCATCATCGACCCGCAGTTGACGGCGAAAGCCCAGCAGCTTCTCGACCGTCCCGAGAATTCGTCGGTATAGTCGCCCCATGGTCGACGCCCGGATTCTCAACACCGCAGCGGCCCTGAAGACCGCCGTCCTCACCCTCGCCGCGGCGACGCCGATCTCGCGCATCACGGTGTCGGATGTCACGCGCGAGGCCGGCATCAACCGCGCGACCTTCTACGCGCACTACGCGTCGCCGTCGGCGCTGCTCGCCAACGCGCTGACGAGCGAACTCGACGAGGTGCGAGAAGCCGACACCCAGCTGCGTCTCGACGGCGATCTCGCGGCCGACCTCGTGACCCGCAAGGCGATCGCCGACACCGCGGCGCACATCGACCGCCACCTCGCGATCTACCGCCTGGCGCTCGGTGACGCGACCGACGGCACGATCCAGCACGTGCTGTCGAGCCACCTCACCGTCTCGAGCCGGCAGCACCTGAGCGAGTCGGTCGACCCCGGCGACATCCCTGGCGACCCCGACCTCGTCGCCGCCTTCGTGGCGAACGGCCTGGTCGGCGCGATCGCCGTCGCGGTCGTTTCCGACCACTGGGACAAGGACAGGGTCGCCGACGTGCTCATGGCGATGATGCCCGACTGGTGGGACTAGCCCTGTAGCCACGCCTCCACGTCGTCCGCCGTGCGCGGGATGCCGATCGAGAGGTTCTCCGCACCGGAATCGGTGACGAGGATGTCGTCTTCGATGCGCACGCCGATTCCGCGGTACTCCTCGGGCACCGTGAGGTCGTCGGGCTGGAAGTAGAGGCCGGGCTCGATGGTGAACACCATGCCCGCCTCGATCACCCCGTCGAGGTAGAGGTCGCGCCGCGCCTGGGCACAGTCGTGCACGTCGATGCCGAGGTGGTGGCTCGTGCCGTGCACCATGTACCGGCGGTGGTACTGGGCCTCGGGCTCGAGCGATTCCTCGGCCGTGACCGGCAGCAGGCCCCACTCGGCGGTCTTCGCAGCGATGACCTTCATGGCCTCGGCGTGGATGTCGCGGAAGCGGATGCCCGGGCGCACGATCGCGAACGCGGCGTCGGCGGCCTCACGCACGGCCTCGTAGACGCGGCGCTGCACCTCGGTGAACGTGCCGTTCACGGGCAGCGTGCGCGTGATGTCGGCGGTGTAGTAGCTCTCCAGTTCGATGCCGGCGTCGAGCAGGATCACGTCGCCCGGAACCACAGGGCCGTCGTTGCGGGTCCAGTGCAGCACGCAGGCGTGGGGGCCGGATGCCGCGATCGTGTCGTATCCCACGGTGTTGCCGTCAGCGCGGGCGCGCCGGTTGAACGTGCCCTCGACGAGGCGTTCGCCTCGCTCGTGGGCCACGATCTCGCCAAGGTCGGCGATGACGTCGTCGAAGCCCTTCTTCGTGGCGTCGACGGCGAGGCGCATCTGGCGGATCTCGTAGGCGTCCTTCACGAGGCGCAGTTCGCTCAGGTCGCGCGCCAGGTCGAGATCGGCGTCGTTCTCGACGTTCTCGCTGTCGGCTGCGAGCAGGCGGCGCCCGTCGACCTGGTCGGTGATGTCGCGGTCGGCCTCGCGCACGACGACGGTGTCGGCGTCGATGGCGTCGAGCACGGCGGCGAAGCCGTCGAGGTTGGCGGTGGCGAGTCCGAGGTCGGCGGCCACGTGTGCGAGCGAGGGGCGGGGGCCGGTCCAGAACTCGCCGATGTCGGAGTTGGCGTAGAACTCGTCGGAGTCGCGACCGGCCGCCTCGCGGAAGTAGAGCGTGGCGTCGTGGCCGTCCGCCGTCGGTTCGAGCACCAGCACGCTTCCGGACACGGCGTCGGCGCCCCAGCCGGTGAGGTGGGCGAAGGCGGAGTGGGCGCGGAACGGGTAGTCGGTGTCGTTCGAGCGAACCTTCGCGGAGCCGGCGGGCACGATCACGCGCTTGCCCGCGTAGAGGGCGGAGACGCGGGCGCGACGGGCGGCGGCGAACGGTGTCTGCTCCCTGGGTTCCGGCGTGGCATCCGGTCTTTCAGCCCATCCCGATGAAATGAAATCCTTGAACGACGTGGACACCGGGGTCGTCGAACGGTTGGAGGTGGCGCGCGGGGCGTCGGTCGTGTTGTCAGCCATCCCTCTATTGTGCCCCTCTCGCCGGTCGGCGAGGGTGGACAGGGGTCAGCGCCGCCAGGTCGAGCGGCGGGCACCGCGCACGGTGCCGTTGGCGTCCTCGGGGAGGATGGAGAGGAAGGAGTCGACGGGCCCGCCCTGCGCCACGTGGGCGGTGGCAGACACCGGCTGCCAGGCGTCGGTCGACGCCGCGGGGGCGACGGTCACGAGCGGGACGACGAGTAGTTCTGAGGCCAACACGGCCACATCCTTCCGGCCCGCCTGCTGTAGCGTGCCTACGCCGATGGTCGCATCAACTTCGGGCCGTGTCCACGACCCTTTCGGGGGTGTCGCGATGCGGAATACCGCGGATGCGCCCGAGGTCACCCCGCCGGCGCGAATTGCGCGACGAGCGGGCGGTGGTCGCTGCCCGCGCCGTCCTGGTCCTGCACGACGCGCATGCCGGAAACACGCCAGTTCTCGGTCGCCATGGCGTGGTCGATCGGCGAGCCGAGCAGCGCCGGTGCGGTCGTCGGCCACGTTCCCACGGCCGCGTTGCCGGTCGCCAGTGCCGCGTCGGCGCAGTCGCCGAGCGTCGTGGTCGCCGACGACGCGAGCCCGCTCATGTGGTCGAGGGTCGCGTTGAAGTCGCCGGCCATGATCACGTTCTCGCCGGCGCAGGTGTCGGCGAGCCAGTCGAGGTCGGCCTGCCAGTTACGGAACTCGCCGGGGATCGGCGCCACGGCGTGCACCGAGATGATCGTCGGGCCGGACCCGTCGTCGGGACGCAGCACCACCGTCGGCAGAGTCGCGGTCTGGCCGACGCTCTCGTCGACGGTGTAGGTGCCGAGGTCGGCGCTCCACAGCACCGACGTCGACCGCGACTTCGAGATCTGGTCGAACGCGGTGGTCTCGACCCACATCGGTCGCCCTGCCGCCTTCATCAACGCCGCGACCTCGAGCGAGAACGCCTTCGTGGTCTCGGGCAGGGTGAGGATATCGGCGTCGTTCTCGATGGCGAGGTCGGCCACGGTCGCGGCCCCCGGTACGTCGCCGAGGGTGTTCCAGGAGAGCACGGTGACGGTCGAGTCGCCCGCCGTCTCGAAGGCGGTGTCGCCGAAGCCGCGGGTCGAGAGCACTGCGGCGTTGACGAGCGTGAACGCGAGAAGCAGCACGGCGAGCGTCGCGAAGAACCGGCGAACCGGCCGGGCGAGCAAGGCGAGCAGCGTGAGACCGACGATGAGCGCGATCGCGATGAGTGCCGCCGCTGCTCTGAACGAGACCACGTGGGCGATGCCGAACGTCTGCTGCAGGCCGAAGAACTGGGGCCAGGCGAACACGAACAGCACCGCGGCGACGGCCACGACGACGGCGGCAGCGAGGACTCGGCGAAACATGGCCCCTCACCATACCCGTTCGCGCTGGGGCGGGCCGCGGCCGCAATAGAGTTGCAGGATGACCGGACCGATCGACCTGCACGCCCACAGCAGCGTCTCCGACGGCACGGAGACACCGAGCGAGCTCGTGGAAGCGGCGGTCGACGCGGGCCTGAGCGCGGTGGCGCTGACCGACCACGATTCGACCGCGGGCTGGGCAGAGGCGGGCGCCGCGGCATCCGGAACCGGTCTTATGGTCGTTCCCGGCATGGAGCTGAGCACCAACCACGGCCCCGCGAGCGTGCACATGCTCGCCTACCTCTTCGACCCGAGCGACGTGAACGTGCTGCGCGAGACCGCCCTGATCCGCGACGGGCGGCTGCACCGGGCCGAACGCATCGTGGAGCGCATCGCCGCCGACTACGCCATCACCTGGGACGACGTGCTCGCGCAGTCCGTCGACGGAGGAACCATCGGCCGCCCGCACATCGCCGACGCGCTCGTCGAGAAGGGATTCGTCACCGACCGCAGCGCCGCGTTCGAGAGCATCCTGCACTGGCGCAGCGGCTACTACGAGAAGTACTACGCGCCGTCACCGCTCGACGGCGTGAAGCTCATCGTCGCGGCCGGGGGAGCGCCCGTGCTCGCGCACCCCGGCACCCGCGGGCGCGACTGGGTGATCGACGAGCGCAACATGGCCAAGCTCAAGAACGCCGGACTGTTCGGGCTGGAGGTGTTCCACCGCGACAACACCGCGAGCGGCAAGGAGCGCCTGTTCGAACTCGCGGAGATGTTCGACCTCGCGGTCACCGGATCGAGCGACTACCACGGCGAGGGCAAGCCGAACCGGCTCGCCGAGAACACGACGAGTCCCGAGGTGCTGGAGAAGCTGCTCGCGACCGCGACGGGCTCTCGGCCGTTCTAGCCGGCTCGGGTCTCGCAACTCAGGCAGATTCGCGGATGCTGCGGCGCCCGCCGCCCGAACCCGCGGCGACGACTACACCCAGCCCCTTTCTGCCTGAGGTGCGCGCGGAGTGCGGTGCGATCGTTCCGGCGCGCGAAAAAGGGGCCGGGCGTGAGCCCGGCCCCTCGTTGCGCTGAGCGGTGTTACTCGGCCGCGGGCGTCGACGGGCGACGTGTGCGCGAACGGTTGCGGCTGCGCGGCGGACGGGAGGCGCCGTCGGCCGCGGGGGTCGTCGCGGGGGCGTTCGAGCCGCCCGCGGCGGAGTCGCGCGGCGGGCGTCCGCCACGGTCGCCGCCGGAACGCTGGCCGCCGTCACGACCGCCGCGACCGCCGTCGCGCGAGCCCGAGGCCGCCTGCGGTTCGCGGACGCGGGGCGGGCCCGCCGTCTTCAGGCGGCCCTTCGAGTCTGCGGGGATGTCGAGGTCAGCGTAGAGGTGGGGCGACGAGGAGTAGGTCTCCATCGGCTCGGGGATGCCCATCTCGAGCGCCTTGTTGATGAGCGACCACTTGTGCATGTCGTCCCAGTCGACGAACGTGACGGCGATGCCGGTCTTTCCCGCGCGGCCGGTGCGGCCGGCGCGGTGCAGGTACGTGTCGTGGTCGTCGGGGATGGTGTGGTTGATGACGTGGGTCACGTCATTGACGTCGATACCGCGAGCCGCGACATCCGTGGCGATCAGGATGTCTTTCTTGCCGGCCTTGAACGCGACCATCGCGCGCTCGCGCTGGTCCTGGTTGAGGTCTCCGTGCACGGCGGCCGCGTTGAATCCGCGGTCGTTGAGTTCCTCGACGAGCTTCGCCGCCGCGCGCTTGGTGCGGGTGAAGACGACGGTCTTGCCGCGGCCCTCGGCCTGCAGGATGCGGGCGATGACCTCGTCCTTGTCGAGCGAGTGCGCGCGGTAGACGACGTGCTTGATGTTCTTCTGCGTCAGGCCCTCGTTGGGGTCGGTCGCGCGGATGTGGATCGGCTTGTTCATAAAGCGACGAGCGAGCGCCACGATCGGGCCGGGCATCGTGGCCGAGAACAGCATGGTGTGACGGTTCGTCGGCGTCTGGGCGAAGAGCTTCTCGATGTCGCTGAGGAAGCCGAGGTCGAGCATCTTGTCTGCCTCGTCGAGCACCATGACCTTGATGTCCTTGAGCGACAGCATGCGCTGGCTCGCGAGGTCGAGGAGACGGCCGGGCGTGCCGACGATGACCTGTGCTCCGGCCTTGATCTGTTCGACCTGGCCCTCGTAGGCCTTGCCCCCGTAGATGGCCGCGACGGTGGTGGAGCGGTTGGATGCCGCGAGCGTGAGGTCTTCGGCAACCTGGACGCACAACTCGCGCGTCGGTACGACGACGAGCGCCTGCACCCCGGGGGCGGGGTTCAGGCCGAGTTCCTGAAGCAGGGGGAGGCCGAACCCGAGGGTCTTACCGGTACCCGTCTTGGCCTGGCCGATGATGTCCTGTCCGGCGAGACCCATGGGGATGGTCTGCTCCTGGATGGGGAAGGGCTCGACGATGCCCTTGGTTGCGAGCGCGTCGACCATGTCCTGGTCGACTTTGAGATCAGCGAATGTCAATTGAGATAGCCCTTACGGATTACGAGGTACGCCCGCTTTGTCCTAGGGCGTAGGGCCCCCGCCAGAAATGGGGGGCATTGCGGCTAGTTTAGCCGTTTGTGCTGGGAAGAGGGGTCGCCGCGCTGCCCGCGGCGGATCAGCCCCCTAAGCTGGGCACGTGGTCAATTGGTTTTCGCGCACGGGCAAGCGCGCAGAAGTTCCGCGTCTTCGTCCCCGGTCCGAGACCGAACCGGCCACCAAGGTCGACCTGGCTGAACTCACGCCCGACCTGCTCACCTTCCTCGGCAAGGCCGCGTACCTGCAGCTGACGATCTTCGAAAACCTCGGCCGAGCCATGGCCGTCGCGCCGACGACCGAGGCGAAAGAGGTGCTGAGCCGGGTTGCGGCGCTGTCGCTCGCCAAGCACCACGGCCTCACCGCCGAGATCCGCCGCCACGGCGAAGAGCCGGGCGCCGTGATGGAGCCGTTCACGCGTTCGATCGACGACTTCCAGCGCGTCACCCAGGGCGGCGACTGGTTCGAAGAACTGCTCGCCTGCCACATCACCGCGGGCTTCCTCGACGACTTCTTCGTGCACCTCGCTGCCGGGCTCCCCACCGACTACGCCGGTCGGGTCACGACGGTGCTGCGCGCTGACTCCGGTGCCGAGCTGCTCGCCGACGAGCTGCGCCGCGAGATCGAGGCCGACGACAAGCTCGACTCGCGCCTGGCCATGTGGGGCAGGCGGCTCGTGGGCGACACGATGCTGGTGGCCCGCGCGACGCTCGCGCCGAGCGCCAACAGTGTGAGCGACGAGGCGCGCATCGAGCCGGTGTTCACCGAGCTGATCGCAGCACACACCCGCCGCATGGACGGCCTCGGCCTCACGGCCTAGCGCTGTTCGCGCCGCGGTACAGACCACAACCGGCCCTGGGTGGCGTCGGTTAGGCGCGGCCGCCCGACAGCTCGGTCAGCAGTGCGCGGTCGGCGACGTGCCGACGCGCAGGGAGACGGAGCGCCACGACGAGCGCGGCGAGGATGCCGACCGCGAGGGCGATCACCCAGATCCAGCCGCCGTCGAAGGTGAAGCCGAGCCAGAGCAGGCCCACCCAGACGACGGATGACACGGCCGCCGCCACACCGGCGGGGAGTGCGACGCCGTAGGTCTCACGACCGCGCAGCAGGAACGGCAGGGCGAACCCGACGCCCGCGGCAATGAGAACGACGAACAGCAGCTCCATGGGTCAGGCGACGAAGCCGACGCGGCGGGTCGACTCGGAGCCGATCTCGATGTAGCCGATGCCCGAGACGGGAACGAGGTAGAGCTTGCCCTTGCTGTCGACGAGCTTGACGAACTTGGTGTCCGTCTCGAGGGCGGTCGCGACGATGGTCTCGACCTCCTGGGCCGTCTGCGACGACTCGAAATTGATCTCACGGGGGCTGTTGATGATTCCGATGCGAATGTCCACGAAGCAAGATTACGACACCGCGCGAGCGCGCCGCCGACACGTTCACTCCTGGCATAACCGTAGCCGGCCGTGTCGGTGCCGCCGGGTACCGTATTGAGCGTGGCCATCCGGGGATTCGAACGAGCGAGCGCTCCCGTCGCGGGCACCGCGGGTGTGGATCTCGACCCCTCGCAGCGGGTAGTCATCGACACCGCAGACGACGAATCGGCCGCGGTCATCGGCGCGCCCGGCACCGGCAAGACGGCGACGCTGATCGAGCTCGTCGCCGACCGTGTGCTGCAGCGAGGGTGGAACCCCGACGAACTCGTCGTGCTCACCCCGAACCGGGCGTCCGCCACCCGCCTGCGCGACTCCCTCGCTCTGCGCCTGGGCGTCGCGACGAACGGCCCGATCGCCCGCACCACCAACTCCGTCGCGTTCGAGCTCGTGCAGCACGCCGCCCAGATCGCCGGGGCCGACCGCCCCAAGCTGCTCACCGGCGGCGACCAAGACCAGATCGTCAAAGAGATCCTGCAGGGTCACATCGACGACGGCACCGGGCCCGCGTGGCCCGACATTCTCGCGCCCGAGGTGCGGCAGCTGGGCGGCTTCCGCACCGAGCTGCGCGAACTGATGATGCGCGCGACCGAGTTCGGCGTCTCGCCTCAGCGGTTGCGCGAGCTCGGCGCGCTGCACGACCACGCCGAGTGGGTCGCGGCGGCCGACTTCATCGACGAGTACCTCGGCATCGTAGGTTCGATGGCCGAGAACGCCCTCGACGCCGCAGAGCTCATGGCCTTCGCCACGGCCGCGCTCGAGGGCGACATCGGCGACAAGCTGGGTCGGCTCAAACTCGTGATCGTCGACGACCTTCAGGAGACCACCGAGGCCACGATCGGCCTGCTGCGCGCGTTCGTGGCGCGCGGCGTCGCGGTGGTCGCGTTCGGTGATCCGGATGTCGCGACCAACGCATTCCGCAGCGGAGAGCGCGACGCCCTCGGCACGCTGTCCACGCGGCTGGGGTTGCCGGGCCTGCGCACCTTCATCCTGAGCACCGCGCACCGGCAGGGCCCAGAACTGCGCGCACTGACCAGCGCGGTGACCGACCGCATCGGCACCGCCGCCGCCGGCAGGCAGCACGCTGCCGTCGCGGGGGGCGTGGCATCCGACCAACCCGTCGTCACGGTGAGTGCCGCGACGCCGGCCCGCGAGGTCGCGGCGATCGCGCGCCTGTTCCGCCAGCATCACCTGCTCGGCGGGGTGTCGTTCTCCCGCATGGCCGTCGTGGTGCGCACCGGCTCGCTCATCCGCCCGGTCTCGCGGGCGCTCGCGCTCGCCGAGGTGCCCACCCACACCCTCGCCGGCGCGACC is a window of Conyzicola nivalis DNA encoding:
- a CDS encoding endonuclease/exonuclease/phosphatase family protein, with protein sequence MFRRVLAAAVVVAVAAVLFVFAWPQFFGLQQTFGIAHVVSFRAAAALIAIALIVGLTLLALLARPVRRFFATLAVLLLAFTLVNAAVLSTRGFGDTAFETAGDSTVTVLSWNTLGDVPGAATVADLAIENDADILTLPETTKAFSLEVAALMKAAGRPMWVETTAFDQISKSRSTSVLWSADLGTYTVDESVGQTATLPTVVLRPDDGSGPTIISVHAVAPIPGEFRNWQADLDWLADTCAGENVIMAGDFNATLDHMSGLASSATTTLGDCADAALATGNAAVGTWPTTAPALLGSPIDHAMATENWRVSGMRVVQDQDGAGSDHRPLVAQFAPAG
- a CDS encoding magnesium transporter MgtE N-terminal domain-containing protein, giving the protein MSATRVFAARLTGCSVFDPNGDKVGRVRDVLVVYRNKQAPRVVGFVVEVPGKKHVFLSIGRVTSIGSGQVITTGLINLRRFEQRGGEIRVMAELLGRKVTLADGSGEATIEDVAIEETGLGEWEIAQLFCRRPKPPGSPFGKGATIFVRWREISEKTTVGEAQSATQLVASYADLLPADLANAMLDLTEQRMFEVAEELSDDRLADVLEEMPESEQVDILNQLDDDRAADVLDQMQPDDAADLIAHLSDERGEALLDLMEPEEAEDVRFLLAYAPDTAGGLMTTEPIIVSADATVAEGLALIRRHELAPALGAAICVTLPPYESPTGRFLGMVHFQRMLRYPPNERLGTLLDQTLEPVRAAASAAEVSRILASYNLVSVPVVDENHRLVGVVTIDDVLDYLLPDDWRSTDSDEEKPEPAPVPVTTSSIPVKGRRTPHGTH
- a CDS encoding DUF3107 domain-containing protein, translating into MDIRIGIINSPREINFESSQTAQEVETIVATALETDTKFVKLVDSKGKLYLVPVSGIGYIEIGSESTRRVGFVA
- a CDS encoding DEAD/DEAH box helicase, with protein sequence MTFADLKVDQDMVDALATKGIVEPFPIQEQTIPMGLAGQDIIGQAKTGTGKTLGFGLPLLQELGLNPAPGVQALVVVPTRELCVQVAEDLTLAASNRSTTVAAIYGGKAYEGQVEQIKAGAQVIVGTPGRLLDLASQRMLSLKDIKVMVLDEADKMLDLGFLSDIEKLFAQTPTNRHTMLFSATMPGPIVALARRFMNKPIHIRATDPNEGLTQKNIKHVVYRAHSLDKDEVIARILQAEGRGKTVVFTRTKRAAAKLVEELNDRGFNAAAVHGDLNQDQRERAMVAFKAGKKDILIATDVAARGIDVNDVTHVINHTIPDDHDTYLHRAGRTGRAGKTGIAVTFVDWDDMHKWSLINKALEMGIPEPMETYSSSPHLYADLDIPADSKGRLKTAGPPRVREPQAASGSRDGGRGGRDGGQRSGGDRGGRPPRDSAAGGSNAPATTPAADGASRPPRSRNRSRTRRPSTPAAE
- a CDS encoding TetR/AcrR family transcriptional regulator — translated: MVDARILNTAAALKTAVLTLAAATPISRITVSDVTREAGINRATFYAHYASPSALLANALTSELDEVREADTQLRLDGDLAADLVTRKAIADTAAHIDRHLAIYRLALGDATDGTIQHVLSSHLTVSSRQHLSESVDPGDIPGDPDLVAAFVANGLVGAIAVAVVSDHWDKDRVADVLMAMMPDWWD
- a CDS encoding PHP domain-containing protein; this encodes MTGPIDLHAHSSVSDGTETPSELVEAAVDAGLSAVALTDHDSTAGWAEAGAAASGTGLMVVPGMELSTNHGPASVHMLAYLFDPSDVNVLRETALIRDGRLHRAERIVERIAADYAITWDDVLAQSVDGGTIGRPHIADALVEKGFVTDRSAAFESILHWRSGYYEKYYAPSPLDGVKLIVAAGGAPVLAHPGTRGRDWVIDERNMAKLKNAGLFGLEVFHRDNTASGKERLFELAEMFDLAVTGSSDYHGEGKPNRLAENTTSPEVLEKLLATATGSRPF
- a CDS encoding ferritin-like fold-containing protein, yielding MVNWFSRTGKRAEVPRLRPRSETEPATKVDLAELTPDLLTFLGKAAYLQLTIFENLGRAMAVAPTTEAKEVLSRVAALSLAKHHGLTAEIRRHGEEPGAVMEPFTRSIDDFQRVTQGGDWFEELLACHITAGFLDDFFVHLAAGLPTDYAGRVTTVLRADSGAELLADELRREIEADDKLDSRLAMWGRRLVGDTMLVARATLAPSANSVSDEARIEPVFTELIAAHTRRMDGLGLTA
- a CDS encoding DUF1003 domain-containing protein, which produces MARTNRINRAETRLDSPKGLRTAFRFESRDRFGRFTESIARGMGTPWFLLGLSVFVVIWMIYNTVAPEGIRFDSAAIGFTALTLILSLQASYAAPLILLAQNRQDDRDRVQIEQDRQRSERNLNDTEYLAREVVALRLAMRDMASKDFIRSELRSLLAELDERDGTKETAD
- a CDS encoding aminopeptidase P family protein, with protein sequence MADNTTDAPRATSNRSTTPVSTSFKDFISSGWAERPDATPEPREQTPFAAARRARVSALYAGKRVIVPAGSAKVRSNDTDYPFRAHSAFAHLTGWGADAVSGSVLVLEPTADGHDATLYFREAAGRDSDEFYANSDIGEFWTGPRPSLAHVAADLGLATANLDGFAAVLDAIDADTVVVREADRDITDQVDGRRLLAADSENVENDADLDLARDLSELRLVKDAYEIRQMRLAVDATKKGFDDVIADLGEIVAHERGERLVEGTFNRRARADGNTVGYDTIAASGPHACVLHWTRNDGPVVPGDVILLDAGIELESYYTADITRTLPVNGTFTEVQRRVYEAVREAADAAFAIVRPGIRFRDIHAEAMKVIAAKTAEWGLLPVTAEESLEPEAQYHRRYMVHGTSHHLGIDVHDCAQARRDLYLDGVIEAGMVFTIEPGLYFQPDDLTVPEEYRGIGVRIEDDILVTDSGAENLSIGIPRTADDVEAWLQG
- a CDS encoding general stress protein, translated to MSNQSAFGRRPQAQPSLPQGDVLGTYETYPEAQAVVDRLSKAEFEVKQLAIVGNDLKTVERVTGKLTYGRAAATGAASGAWFGLFFGVLLFLFSTTPQIGFVAAAALIGAGFGMLFGIVSYSMGRRRRDFTSTHQVLASSYQIIIDPQLTAKAQQLLDRPENSSV